A stretch of Zootoca vivipara chromosome 13, rZooViv1.1, whole genome shotgun sequence DNA encodes these proteins:
- the MPP2 gene encoding MAGUK p55 subfamily member 2 isoform X1, with amino-acid sequence MQQVLDNLSDLPNSMGAGDLDLIFLRGLMESPIAHERLEETKLEAVRDNNLELVQEILKDITRIAQQDSTAAELARILQEPHFQSLLETHDSVASKSYETPPPSPVLDPMFNNQPVPPDAVRMVGIRKTAGEHLGVTFRVERGELVIARILHGGMIDQQGLLHVGDIIKEVNGQEVGSDPRALQEVLKNASGSVVLKILPSYQEPHPPRQVFVKAHFDYDPASDNLIPCKEAGLKFIAGDLLQIVNQDDPNWWQACHVEGGSAGLIPSQLLEEKRKAFVKRDLEVTPSSGALCGSLSSKKKKRMMYLTTKNAEFDRHELLIYEEVARMPPFRRKTLVLIGAQGVGRRSLKNKLIMSDQSQYGTTIPYTSRRPKEHEKSGQGYCFVTRSEMEGDIKAGRYLEHGEYEGNLYGTKIDSIHEVVESGKMCILDVNPQAVKVLRTAEFVPYVVFIEAPDFETLRAMNKAALENGVATKQLADADLKRTVDESCRIQRGYGHYFDLCLVNDNMEQTFQQLQEALEKLHSEPQWVPVSWVY; translated from the exons ATGCAGCAGGTCTTGGACAACCTCAGTGACCTCCCCAACTCCATGGGAGCCGGAGACCTGGATCTCATCTTTCTCCGTGGCCTCATGGAGAGTCCAATA GCTCACGAGCGACTGGAGGAGACGAAGCTGGAAGCCGTGAGGGACAACAATCTGGAGCTGGTCCAGGAGATACTCAAAGACATCACTCGCATTGCTCAGCAAGACAGCACGGCCGCCGAGCTGGCTCGCATCCTCCAGGAGCCTCACTTCCAG TCCCTCTTGGAAACCCACGATTCCGTTGCCTCCAAGAGCTACGAGACTCCACCACCCAGCCCAGTCCTGGACCCCATGTTCAACAACCAGCCGGTGCCACCAGATGCCGTGCGCATGGTGGGGATTCGTAAGACTGCTGGGGAGCACCTG gGTGTGACGTTCCGGGTGGAGCGCGGCGAGCTTGTCATTGCCCGCATCCTGCATGGCGGCATGATTGACCAGCAGGGGCTGCTGCATGTGGGCGACATCATCAAGGAGGTGAATGGGCAAGAGGTGGGCAGTGACCCACGTGCATTGCAAGAGGTGCTGAAAAATGCCAGCGGAAGCGTCGTGCTCAAGATCCTGCCCAGTTACCAGGAGCCACATCCACCTCGCCAG GTGTTTGTGAAGGCCCACTTTGACTATGACCCAGCCTCTGACAACCTCATTCCATGTAAGGAAGCTGGGCTGAAGTTCATTGCCGGGGACCTGCTCCAGATCGTCAACCAGGATGACCCCAACTGGTGGCAG GCCTGCCACGTGGAAGGCGGCAGTGCAGGTCTGATCCCGAGCCAGCTGCTGGAAGAGAAACGCAAGGCCTTTGTGAAGCGAGACCTCGAAGTCACCCCCTCATCAG GTGCCTTGTGCGGAAGCCtcagcagcaagaagaagaagaggatgatgTATCTGACCACAAAAAATGCAG AGTTCGACCGCCACGAGCTGCTGATCTATGAGGAAGTGGCTCGCATGCCTCCTTTCCGCAGAAAAACCTTGGTGCTGATCGGGGCTCAGGGGGTTGGCCGGCGCAGTCTTAAGAACAAACTCATCATGTCTGACCAGTCGCAGTACGGAACCACCATCCCGT ATACTTCGCGGAGACCCAAGGAGCATGAAAAGTCCGGGCAGGGGTACTGCTTTGTAACCAGGAGTGAGATGGAGGGAGACATCAAAGCAGGCCGCTACCTGGAACATGGCGAGTATGAAGGAAACCTCTATGGGACCAAGATTGACTCTATCCATGAAGTCGTAGAGTCAGGCAAGATGTGCATTCTGGATGTGAACCCCCAG GCTGTGAAAGTTTTGAGAACAGCGGAGTTTGTCCCGTACGTGGTGTTTATTGAGGCACCGGATTTTGAAACCCTTCGAGCCATGAACAAGGCAGCGCTGGAGAACGGTGTGGCAACCAAGCAGCTTGCG GATGCCGACCTGAAGCGGACGGTTGACGAGAGCTGCCGGATCCAGCGGGGCTATGGTCACTACTTTGACCTCTGCTTGGTCAACGACAACATGGAGCAGACATTCCAGCAGCTGCAGGAAGCCTTGGAGAAGTTGCACAGCGAACCGCAGTGGGTCCCCGTCAGCTGGGTTTACTAG
- the MPP2 gene encoding MAGUK p55 subfamily member 2 isoform X2, which yields MQQVLDNLSDLPNSMGAGDLDLIFLRGLMESPIVRSLAKAHERLEETKLEAVRDNNLELVQEILKDITRIAQQDSTAAELARILQEPHFQSLLETHDSVASKSYETPPPSPVLDPMFNNQPVPPDAVRMVGIRKTAGEHLGVTFRVERGELVIARILHGGMIDQQGLLHVGDIIKEVNGQEVGSDPRALQEVLKNASGSVVLKILPSYQEPHPPRQVFVKAHFDYDPASDNLIPCKEAGLKFIAGDLLQIVNQDDPNWWQACHVEGGSAGLIPSQLLEEKRKAFVKRDLEVTPSSGALCGSLSSKKKKRMMYLTTKNAEFDRHELLIYEEVARMPPFRRKTLVLIGAQGVGRRSLKNKLIMSDQSQYGTTIPYTSRRPKEHEKSGQGYCFVTRSEMEGDIKAGRYLEHGEYEGNLYGTKIDSIHEVVESGKMCILDVNPQAVKVLRTAEFVPYVVFIEAPDFETLRAMNKAALENGVATKQLADADLKRTVDESCRIQRGYGHYFDLCLVNDNMEQTFQQLQEALEKLHSEPQWVPVSWVY from the exons ATGCAGCAGGTCTTGGACAACCTCAGTGACCTCCCCAACTCCATGGGAGCCGGAGACCTGGATCTCATCTTTCTCCGTGGCCTCATGGAGAGTCCAATAGTAAGATCATTGGCTAAG GCTCACGAGCGACTGGAGGAGACGAAGCTGGAAGCCGTGAGGGACAACAATCTGGAGCTGGTCCAGGAGATACTCAAAGACATCACTCGCATTGCTCAGCAAGACAGCACGGCCGCCGAGCTGGCTCGCATCCTCCAGGAGCCTCACTTCCAG TCCCTCTTGGAAACCCACGATTCCGTTGCCTCCAAGAGCTACGAGACTCCACCACCCAGCCCAGTCCTGGACCCCATGTTCAACAACCAGCCGGTGCCACCAGATGCCGTGCGCATGGTGGGGATTCGTAAGACTGCTGGGGAGCACCTG gGTGTGACGTTCCGGGTGGAGCGCGGCGAGCTTGTCATTGCCCGCATCCTGCATGGCGGCATGATTGACCAGCAGGGGCTGCTGCATGTGGGCGACATCATCAAGGAGGTGAATGGGCAAGAGGTGGGCAGTGACCCACGTGCATTGCAAGAGGTGCTGAAAAATGCCAGCGGAAGCGTCGTGCTCAAGATCCTGCCCAGTTACCAGGAGCCACATCCACCTCGCCAG GTGTTTGTGAAGGCCCACTTTGACTATGACCCAGCCTCTGACAACCTCATTCCATGTAAGGAAGCTGGGCTGAAGTTCATTGCCGGGGACCTGCTCCAGATCGTCAACCAGGATGACCCCAACTGGTGGCAG GCCTGCCACGTGGAAGGCGGCAGTGCAGGTCTGATCCCGAGCCAGCTGCTGGAAGAGAAACGCAAGGCCTTTGTGAAGCGAGACCTCGAAGTCACCCCCTCATCAG GTGCCTTGTGCGGAAGCCtcagcagcaagaagaagaagaggatgatgTATCTGACCACAAAAAATGCAG AGTTCGACCGCCACGAGCTGCTGATCTATGAGGAAGTGGCTCGCATGCCTCCTTTCCGCAGAAAAACCTTGGTGCTGATCGGGGCTCAGGGGGTTGGCCGGCGCAGTCTTAAGAACAAACTCATCATGTCTGACCAGTCGCAGTACGGAACCACCATCCCGT ATACTTCGCGGAGACCCAAGGAGCATGAAAAGTCCGGGCAGGGGTACTGCTTTGTAACCAGGAGTGAGATGGAGGGAGACATCAAAGCAGGCCGCTACCTGGAACATGGCGAGTATGAAGGAAACCTCTATGGGACCAAGATTGACTCTATCCATGAAGTCGTAGAGTCAGGCAAGATGTGCATTCTGGATGTGAACCCCCAG GCTGTGAAAGTTTTGAGAACAGCGGAGTTTGTCCCGTACGTGGTGTTTATTGAGGCACCGGATTTTGAAACCCTTCGAGCCATGAACAAGGCAGCGCTGGAGAACGGTGTGGCAACCAAGCAGCTTGCG GATGCCGACCTGAAGCGGACGGTTGACGAGAGCTGCCGGATCCAGCGGGGCTATGGTCACTACTTTGACCTCTGCTTGGTCAACGACAACATGGAGCAGACATTCCAGCAGCTGCAGGAAGCCTTGGAGAAGTTGCACAGCGAACCGCAGTGGGTCCCCGTCAGCTGGGTTTACTAG